One segment of Engraulis encrasicolus isolate BLACKSEA-1 chromosome 7, IST_EnEncr_1.0, whole genome shotgun sequence DNA contains the following:
- the LOC134451724 gene encoding class A basic helix-loop-helix protein 9-like: protein MDHLLLSGDESSSEGGSVNGHPYASGSDSPSPSPSSSSNAGSPSNVDADADGKQQKRGRPVRSKARRAAANVRERKRILDYNQAFNALRLALNHDLGGKRLSKIATLQRAINHISALSVFLNAANNNNNISNAASILSRTATLSERYQPPVTTTRHGHAGGGRLNPVEVAQELLDICSSDSTATTTSSRNMSWHQPLTRAPIQPRPQPQPQTQTQTQNSLHRLATENQNQNLYMDYLRVPAPDACSISPPFPCYNTQQESLLCSNRGGGGGGGGGGGGLGDDYDSMLGQSAGPLRYSGLSDSCQSTAWSLSGQSYTDPYTEPYPFSELPTSWQRSLLTEQTLPHYVPML from the coding sequence ATGGATCACCTACTACTGAGCGGAGACGAGAGCAGCAGCGAAGGCGGCAGCGTTAACGGCCACCCCTACGCCTCCGGCAGCGACAGccctagccccagccccagctccagctccaacgCAGGCAGCCCCAGCAACGTAGACGCAGACGCCGACGGCAAGCAGCAGAAGCGAGGTCGGCCCGTGCGCTCCAAGGCCCGACGGGCGGCGGCCAACGTGCGCGAGCGCAAACGCATCCTGGACTACAACCAGGCCTTCAACGCGCTGCGCCTGGCCCTCAACCACGACCTGGGCGGCAAACGCCTGTCCAAGATAGCCACCCTGCAGAGGGCCATCAACCACATCTCCGCACTCTCCGTCTTCCTGAATgcagccaacaacaacaacaacatctccAACGCCGCCAGCATACTCTCACGGACGGCTACTCTCTCAGAGCGCTACCAGCCTCCTGTTACGACTACACGTCATGGGCATGCAGGAGGGGGTCGTCTGAACCCTGTGGAAGTCGCACAGGAGTTGCTGGATATCTGCTCATCAGATTCAACGGcgaccaccaccagcagcagaaaCATGTCTTGGCATCAACCGCTGACGCGCGCTCCAATCCAGCCACGGCCACAACCACAGCCGCAGacccagactcagactcagaaCTCGTTACACAGACTGGCCACCgagaaccagaaccagaacctGTACATGGACTACCTAAGGGTCCCGGCCCCAGACGCCTGCTCAATCTCCCCGCCTTTCCCCTGCTACAACACACAGCAGGAGTCCCTGCTCTGCAGcaaccgaggaggaggaggaggtggaggaggaggaggaggagggcttggAGATGACTATGACAGCATGCTCGGACAGTCGGCTGGCCCTCTCAGGTATTCTGGTTTGAGTGACAGCTGTCAGTCAACTGCGTGGTCTCTGAGTGGGCAAAGCTACACAGACCCCTACACAGAACCCTACCCATTCTCTGAACTACCTACGTCTTGGCAAAGGAGCCTCCTCACCGAGCAGACACTGCCACACTATGTACCCATGCTATGA